CGCCAACGATGGCGCGATCATCGGGATGGTGATCAGGAAGAACACCTTCCACGGCCGCGCACCCAAATCCATTGCCGCCTCTTCGATCGACAGGTCCAGCTCACGCAAGCGCGCCGACACCACCACCGCCACGTACGCCGCACAGAATGTCGTGTGGGCGATCCAGATGGTGACGATGCCACGCTCCTGGGGCCAGCCGATCATCTGCGCCATGGCCACAAACAGCAGCAACAGCGACAGACCGGTGATCACTTCCGGCATCACCAACGGCGCAGTCACCAGGCCGCCGAACAGCGTGCGACCCTTGAACTGGCTGATGCGCGTCAGCACGAAGGCCGCGAGCGTACCCAGCGCCACCGCGGCCACCGCCGTGTAGCAGGCGATTTCCAGGGAGCGTGCCACCGAGCCCATCAACTGGGTGTTGTCCAGCAGGCCCACGTACCACTTGATCGACCAACCGCCCCATACCGTCACCAGTTTGGATTCGTTGAACGAGTAGATCACCAGGATCAGCATCGGCAGGTAGATGAACAACAACCCCGCCACCAGCATAAAGCTGGAGAATCTGAAGCGCTTCATATCTTGCCCTCCATCTCTTTGGCTTGGCTGCGGTTGAACAGGATGATCGGCACGATCAGGATCGCCAGCATCACCACCGCCAGGGCAGACGCCACCGGCCAGTCACGGTTGTTGAAGAATTCTTGCCACAATACTTTACCGATCATCAGGGTTTCCGGGCCGCCCAGCAGTTCCGGGATCACGAACTCGCCCACCACAGGGATGAACACCAGCATGCAGCCGGCGATGATGCCGTTCTTGGACAGCGGCACGGTGATCTTCCAGAAGCTGTTGAAGGTGCTCGAACCCAGGTCGGATGCGGCCTCCAGCAGGCTCTGGTCGTGTTTCACCAGGTTGGCGTACAGCGGCAGGATCATGAACGGCAGGTACGAATAGACCACGCCGATATACACCGCAATATTGGTGTTGAGGATCTGCAGCGGTTCGTTGATCAACCCGATGGACATCAGGAAGCCGTTGAGCAAGCCGTTGTTGCTGAGAATGCCCATCCACGCATACACGCGGATCAGGATCGCGGTCCAGGTCGGCATCATGATCAGCAGCACCAGCACGGTCTGCATCTCTTTGCGCGCGCTGGCGATGGCGTAGGCCATCGGATAGCCGATCAGCAGGCACAGCAGCGTGCTGAAGAACGCCATTTTCAGCGAGCCCAGGTACGCGGCGATGTACAACTCGTCGTCGCCGAGCATCGCGTAGTTGCCCAGGTTGAGCACCAACTGCAGTTTCTGCTCAACGAAGGTGTAGATCTCGGTGTACGGCGGGATCGCAACGTCGGCTTCGGCAAAACTGATCTTCAGGACGATGAAGAACGGCAGCATGAAGAACAGGAACAGCCACAGGAAGGGAATGCCAATGACCGCATGACGACCACTGGGCGTTATTCGTTGCAGGCGGCGCTTGAGCTTCTTCATGTTCATGAGCGAAGTACCACGCCGCTGTCGTCTTCCCACCACACGTAGACCTGGTCACCCCAGGTTGGCCGCTGGCCACGGCGCTCGGCGTTGGCGACGAAGGACTGCACCAGCTTGCCGCTCGGCAGCTCCACGTAGAACACCGAGTGGCCGCCCAGGTAGGCGATGTCGTGCACCTTGCCGCTGGACCAGTTGTGTTCGCAGGTCGGCATTTCGGTGGTGACCAGCAGTTTTTCCGGGCGGATCGCGTAGGTCACCGACTTGTCTTCCACCGACGTGGCGATGCCGTAGCCCACGTAGATGTCACGGTCCAGGTCAGCGCACTTGAGCACCGCGTGGCCTTCGGCGTCGTCCACCACTTGAGTGTCAAAGATGTTGACGTTGCCGATGAACTCGCACACCAGGCGGCTGGTAGGCGTTTCGTAGATGTCGATCGGGCTGCCGATCTGGGCGATCCAGCCCAGGTGCATGATCGCGATGCGCTCGGCCATGGTCATGGCCTCTTCCTGGTCGTGGGTCACCATCACGCAGGTCACGCCGACGCGCTCGATGATTTCCACCAGTTCCAGCTGCATCTGCGAACGCAGTTTCTTGTCGAGGGCGCCCATGGGCTCATCGAGCAGCAGCAGTTTCGGGCGCTTGGCCAGGGAACGCGCCAGGGCCACACGCTGACGCTGGCCACCGGACAACTGGTGCGGTTTGCGTTTGGCGTACTGGCTCATCTGCACCAGCTTGAGCATCTCGGCCACGCGGGCGTCGACTTCAGCCTTGGGGATCTTGTCCTGTTGCAAGCCGAAGGCGATATTCTGCGCCACGGTCATGTGCGGGAACAAGGCGTAGGACTGGAACATCATGTTGATCGGCCGCTCGTAGGGCGGCATGTCAGTGATGTCTTCGCCGTCGAGGTAGATGCGGCCCTCGGTCGGGCGCTCGAAACCTGCGAGCATGCGCAGCAAGGTGGACTTGCCCGAACCCGAACCGCCGAGCAAGGCGAAGATCTCGCCTTTCTTGATTTCCAGGGACACATCGTCCACGGCAATCGTCTCGTCGAACTTCTTCGTGACCCGGTCGATTTTGACCAGCACCTTCTTCGGTGTCTGGTCCCCTTCGAGGGCTTTCTTATAGGCGCCGGAGGCAACTGCCATTTACGAAACTCCCAACAAAATTGCTGTTCGCCCGATGCAGGCGAACCCAGGATAGTTTGAGCTTTAAAGCTTTATTTGCCCGTCTTGACCTTGGTCCAGCTACGGGTCATCAAACGTTGCACTTTCGGGGGTAGCTCGAAGTTGACAAAGGTCCTGTCGAGTACCGCCTGCGGTGGGTAAACCGCTTCGTCCGTGCGTATCGATTGCTCCATCAGTTTGTCCGCCCCTGGGTTAGGGTTGGCATAACCGACGTAATCACTGACCTGGGCGATCACCTCAGGTTGCAGCAAATAGTTGATGAAGGCATGGGCCTCTTTGACGTTGGTGGCATCCTTGGGGATGGCCAGCACGTCGAACCACAGGTTGCCGCCTTCTTTGGGAATCGTGTAGGCGATGTTCACGCCTTTGCCAGCCTCGGCCGCACGGGCCTTGGCCTGGAACACATCGCCGGAGAAACCCGCCGCCACGCAGATGTTGCCGTTGGCCAGGTCCGAGATGTATTTGGAAGAATGGAAGTAGGTCACGTACGGCCGCACTTTCAACAGCTTCTCTTCGGCCTTCTTGTAGTCATCCGGGTTCGTGCTGTTGGGGTTCAGGCCCATGTAGTTGAGCACCGCTGGCAGCATTTCGTCCGCCGAGTCCATGAACGACACGCCGCAGGTCGCCAGCTTCTTCATGTTCTCCGGCTCGAACAGCACCGCCCAGGAGTCGATATGGTCGACGCCCAGCACTTCCTTCACTTTATCGACGTTGTAGCCGATGCCATTGGTGCCCCACAGGTACGGCACGGCGTACTGGTTGCCAGGGTCATTCTTTTCCAGGCGCTTGAGCAGCGCCGGGTCGAGGTTGGCGTAATTCGTCAGCAATGACTTGTCGAGCTTCTGGAACGCCCCGGCCTTGATCTGCTTGCCCAGGAAGTGGTTGGACGGCACCACCACGTCGTAGCCGGTACGCCCGGCCAGCAGCTTGCCTTCCAGGGTTTCGTTGGAATCAAACACGTCATACACGGGCTTGATGCCGCTGGCCTTTTCAAAGTTGGCCAGGGTGTCGGTGCCGATGTAATCCGACCAGTTATAAATATGCACCGTCGGTGCGGCCTGCACGCTCAACGTCAGCGTGATACCTGCACCCACCAGCATGGCTTTGCGAAATAAAGAAATTGGCAAGTGGAGGTCCTCTTAAATAGTTGGGCCTTAAAGTTGTTGCCCGGCAACAAAACCGGCGCGCAACTTACCCTCGATAAACCGATCCGGCAAAACTTTCTGTCATTTAATTGTTTCGATAACCACCGCGCCAGGCGCGGTGGTTAACAAAGACCGGTTATTTCCCGGACTTGATCTTGGTCCAGCTGCGTGTCATTTCACGCTGGGTGGCAGCCGGCAGGTCAGCAATGGCATAGAGCTTGGCCTGTACGTCCGCTGGCGGGTAGATGCCCGGGTCGCTGGTGATTTCTTTGTCGACCAGTGCGGTGGCCTTCTCGTTACCGTTCGGGAAGTGCACGCTGTTGGTGATCGCCGCCATGACTTCCGGTTTGAGCAGGTAGTTCATGAACTTGTAGGCGGCGTCGACGTTCTCGGCATCTTTAGGGATGGCGACCATGTCGAAGAAGCTGCCAGCGCCTTCTTTCGGAATGTCGTAGGCCACCTTGACCTTGCCACCGGCTTCAGCCGCGCGGGACTTGGCCTGTTCGATGTCACCCGAGTACCCCACGGCCACGCAGATGTTGCCGTTGGCCAGGTCGGAGATGTACTTGGACGAGTGGAAGTAGCCGATCGAAGGACGGATTTTCAGGAACAGGTCTTCAGCCTGCTTCAGGTCGGCCTTCTTCTGGGTGTCGGTCGGCAGGCCCAGGTAATGCAGCGCTACCGGCAGCATTTCGGTTGGCGAATCGAGGAAGCTCACGCCGCAGCTTTTCAGCTTGGCGATGTTCTCTGGCTTGAGCAGCACGTCCCACGAATCGATCTTGTCCACGCCCAGCGCGGCCTTGACCTTCTCCGGGTTGTAACCGATACCGATCGAGCCCCACATGTACGGGAAGGCGTGCTTGTTGTCCGGGTCGCTGACCGACACGGCTTTGAGCAGGGATTTGTTCAGGTTGTCGTAGTTGGACAGCTTGGACTTGTCCAGCTCCTGGTAGACACCGGCCTTGATCTGCTTGGCGAGGAAGTTGTTCGACGGTACGACGATGTCGTAACCGGACTTGCCTGCCAGCAACTTGGCTTCCAGGGTCTCGTTGCTGTCAAAAACGTCGTACACCACTTTGATGCCGGACTCTTTTTCAAAGTTGGCGATGGTGTCCGGTGCAATGTAGTCGGACCAGTTGTAGACGTGCAGCACTTTATCGTCAGCCTGGGCCGCGCCCGCCATTGCGCCCATCAGGGACAAGGCGAGGAGGGTCTTGCCAGCGTTCTTCAAACCTAATGCCTTCATTTGGTGATGCTCCAATTTTTTCTTTTTTGGGCCACAAGCTTCATATGTTTCGAGGCCCAGCCAAAGGGCAACAAAACAGGGCGACAGTCTGGCAAGTTCGAGGGCCGGCTTTCAACCAATGCCCCCATTTTTATAACCACTCAGACGCAGCGCCCGAAGCCGCTGCGTTCTGAGCCTAGCACTTAGCCCTGCAATGCCGCCAAAGTCAGGTCCAGGCACTGGCGAGCCTTGGTCACCAGCTCGTCGATTTCTGCCTTGCTGATCACCAGCGGTGGCGAAATGATCATGGTGTCGCCCACGGCGCGCATGATCAGGCCATTTTCGAAGCAGAACGTACGGCAGATCATGCCGACGCCCTTGCCTTCGTAACGCTTGCGGGTGGCTTTGTCCTGCACCAGTTCAATGGCACCGAGCATACCCACACCGCGCACTTCGCCCACCAGCGGATGATCCGCCAATTCCCTCAGACGTTTCTGCAAATACGGTGCCGTTTCGTCGTGGACACGGTTAACGATTTTTTCATCGCGCATGATGCGGATGTTTTCCAGCGCCACCGCGGCGGCAACCGGGTGACCGGAATAGGTGAAACCGTGGTTGAAATCACCGCCTTCATTAAGCACGTCCACCACTTCATCGCGCACGATCAGGCCGCCCATGGGGATGTAGCCCGAGGTCAGGCCCTTGGCGATGGTCATCATGTCGGGCTTGAGGTCGTAGAAATCGCTACCGAACCACTCACCGGTACGGCCGAAACCGCAGATCACTTCGTCCGCGACAAACAGGATGTCGTACTTGGCGAGGATTTCCTTGATGCGCGGCCAGTAAGTCGCGGGCGGCACGATCACGCCACCGGCGCCCTGGATCGGCTCGGCAATAAAGGCACCGACGTTGTCCACGCCCAGTTCCAGAATCTTCTCTTCCAGCTGGTTGGCGGCCCACACGCCGAATTCTTCCGGGCTCATGTCGCCGCCTTCGCCAAACCAGTACGGCTGGGCGATGTGGCTGATGCCTGGGATCGGCAAGTCGCCTTGCTCATGCATATAGGTCATGCCGCCCAGGCTGGCGCCGGCCACGGTGCTGCCGTGGTAGCCATTCTTGCGGCTGATGATGGTTTTCTTGTTCGGCTGGCCTTTGATCGCCCAGTAGTGGCGGACCATGCGCAACATGGTGTCGTTGCCTTCGGAGCCGGAACCGGTGAAGAACACGTGGTTCATGCCGGCCGGCGCGATGTCGGAAATGGCCTTGGCCAGTTCCAGCACCGGCGGGTGAGCGGTCTGGAAGAACAGGTTGTAGTACGGCAGTTCTTTCATTTGCTTGGCGGCGGCGTCAGCCAGTTCATCGCGACCGTAACCGATCGCCACGCACCACAGGCCGGCCATGCCGTCGAGGATCTTGTTGCCTTCGCTGTCCCACAGGTAGACGCCGTGGGCTTTGGTAATGATGCGCGGGCCTTTCTCTTTCAATTGCTTGAAGTCGCTGAACGGCGCCAGGTGGTGCTCACTGCTCAAGGCTTGCCATTCACGGGTTTGCGGGTTGTTGCTGGACATACCAATCTCCTAGACTTTTCAGTGAAGGGCGCGCCGTTTAAAGGGCGCGCCCGGCGCATCAGACGGCGAAGAGCAGGAATTCCCGCTCCCACGAACTGATCACGCGCTTGAAGTTTTCATGCTCGGCCCGCTTGACCGCGACGTAGCCTGTGATGAATTTCTGACCCAGGTATTTCTCGATGGTCTTGCTGTTTTCCATGCGTTCCAGGGCGTCTTCGATGGTCAACGGCAGGCGCAGGTTGCGTCGCTCATAACCACGACCCACCACTGGCGCGCTCGGGTTATGGCCTTCGACCATGCCGATGTAGCCGCACAACAAGCTGGCGGCAATCGCCAGGTATGGGTTGGCGTCGGCGCCCGGCAGGCGGTTTTCCACACGGCGGTTCTGCGGGCCGGCATCCGGTACACGCAGGCCGACGGTGCGGTTTTCTTCGCCCCATTCCACGTTGACCGGCGCCGAGGTGTCGGGCAGGAAGCGGCGGAACGAGTTCACGTTGGGGGCAAACAGCGGGAGCAATTCAGGGATGAATTTCTGCAGGCCACCAATGTGGTTGAGGAACAGCTGGCTCATGGTCCCGTCTTCATTGGAAAAGACGTTCTTGCCGGTGGCGATGTCGATGATGCTCTGGTGCAGGTGCATCGCGCTGCCAGGCTCGCCGGTCATGGGCTTGGCCATGAAGGTGGCGGCCACGTTGTGCTTGAGCGCGGCCTCACGCATGGTGCGCTTGAACACCAGGATCTGGTCGGCCAGGGACAGTGCATCGCCGTGACGGAAGTTGATTTCCATCTGCGCGGTGCCGTCTTCGTGGATCAGGGTGTCGAGGTCCAGCTCCTGCAGTTCGCACCAGTCGTAGACGTCTTCGAACAATGGGTCGAATTCGTTGGCGGCTTCTATAGAGAAGGAC
The genomic region above belongs to Pseudomonas azotoformans and contains:
- a CDS encoding aspartate aminotransferase family protein; the encoded protein is MSSNNPQTREWQALSSEHHLAPFSDFKQLKEKGPRIITKAHGVYLWDSEGNKILDGMAGLWCVAIGYGRDELADAAAKQMKELPYYNLFFQTAHPPVLELAKAISDIAPAGMNHVFFTGSGSEGNDTMLRMVRHYWAIKGQPNKKTIISRKNGYHGSTVAGASLGGMTYMHEQGDLPIPGISHIAQPYWFGEGGDMSPEEFGVWAANQLEEKILELGVDNVGAFIAEPIQGAGGVIVPPATYWPRIKEILAKYDILFVADEVICGFGRTGEWFGSDFYDLKPDMMTIAKGLTSGYIPMGGLIVRDEVVDVLNEGGDFNHGFTYSGHPVAAAVALENIRIMRDEKIVNRVHDETAPYLQKRLRELADHPLVGEVRGVGMLGAIELVQDKATRKRYEGKGVGMICRTFCFENGLIMRAVGDTMIISPPLVISKAEIDELVTKARQCLDLTLAALQG
- a CDS encoding ABC transporter permease subunit; this encodes MKRFRFSSFMLVAGLLFIYLPMLILVIYSFNESKLVTVWGGWSIKWYVGLLDNTQLMGSVARSLEIACYTAVAAVALGTLAAFVLTRISQFKGRTLFGGLVTAPLVMPEVITGLSLLLLFVAMAQMIGWPQERGIVTIWIAHTTFCAAYVAVVVSARLRELDLSIEEAAMDLGARPWKVFFLITIPMIAPSLAAGGMMSFALSLDDLVLASFVSGPGSTTLPMEVFSAVRLGVKPEINAVASLILLAVSLVTFLVWFFSRRAEEMRKKAIQQAIEEAAADGWQQPDKRRAAAPV
- a CDS encoding polyamine ABC transporter substrate-binding protein, whose product is MPISLFRKAMLVGAGITLTLSVQAAPTVHIYNWSDYIGTDTLANFEKASGIKPVYDVFDSNETLEGKLLAGRTGYDVVVPSNHFLGKQIKAGAFQKLDKSLLTNYANLDPALLKRLEKNDPGNQYAVPYLWGTNGIGYNVDKVKEVLGVDHIDSWAVLFEPENMKKLATCGVSFMDSADEMLPAVLNYMGLNPNSTNPDDYKKAEEKLLKVRPYVTYFHSSKYISDLANGNICVAAGFSGDVFQAKARAAEAGKGVNIAYTIPKEGGNLWFDVLAIPKDATNVKEAHAFINYLLQPEVIAQVSDYVGYANPNPGADKLMEQSIRTDEAVYPPQAVLDRTFVNFELPPKVQRLMTRSWTKVKTGK
- a CDS encoding ABC transporter permease subunit produces the protein MNMKKLKRRLQRITPSGRHAVIGIPFLWLFLFFMLPFFIVLKISFAEADVAIPPYTEIYTFVEQKLQLVLNLGNYAMLGDDELYIAAYLGSLKMAFFSTLLCLLIGYPMAYAIASARKEMQTVLVLLIMMPTWTAILIRVYAWMGILSNNGLLNGFLMSIGLINEPLQILNTNIAVYIGVVYSYLPFMILPLYANLVKHDQSLLEAASDLGSSTFNSFWKITVPLSKNGIIAGCMLVFIPVVGEFVIPELLGGPETLMIGKVLWQEFFNNRDWPVASALAVVMLAILIVPIILFNRSQAKEMEGKI
- a CDS encoding polyamine ABC transporter substrate-binding protein, producing MKNAGKTLLALSLMGAMAGAAQADDKVLHVYNWSDYIAPDTIANFEKESGIKVVYDVFDSNETLEAKLLAGKSGYDIVVPSNNFLAKQIKAGVYQELDKSKLSNYDNLNKSLLKAVSVSDPDNKHAFPYMWGSIGIGYNPEKVKAALGVDKIDSWDVLLKPENIAKLKSCGVSFLDSPTEMLPVALHYLGLPTDTQKKADLKQAEDLFLKIRPSIGYFHSSKYISDLANGNICVAVGYSGDIEQAKSRAAEAGGKVKVAYDIPKEGAGSFFDMVAIPKDAENVDAAYKFMNYLLKPEVMAAITNSVHFPNGNEKATALVDKEITSDPGIYPPADVQAKLYAIADLPAATQREMTRSWTKIKSGK
- a CDS encoding glutamine synthetase family protein, translated to MSNNLDQLTDWLKDHKITEVECMIGDLTGITRGKISPTNKFIAEKGMRLPESVLLQTVTGDYVEDDIYYELLDPADIDMICRPDQNAVYLVPWAIEPTAQVIHDTYDKQGNPIELSPRNVLKKVLKLYADRGWQPIVAPEMEFYLTKRCEDPDFPLQPPIGRSGRPETGRQSFSIEAANEFDPLFEDVYDWCELQELDLDTLIHEDGTAQMEINFRHGDALSLADQILVFKRTMREAALKHNVAATFMAKPMTGEPGSAMHLHQSIIDIATGKNVFSNEDGTMSQLFLNHIGGLQKFIPELLPLFAPNVNSFRRFLPDTSAPVNVEWGEENRTVGLRVPDAGPQNRRVENRLPGADANPYLAIAASLLCGYIGMVEGHNPSAPVVGRGYERRNLRLPLTIEDALERMENSKTIEKYLGQKFITGYVAVKRAEHENFKRVISSWEREFLLFAV
- a CDS encoding ABC transporter ATP-binding protein; its protein translation is MAVASGAYKKALEGDQTPKKVLVKIDRVTKKFDETIAVDDVSLEIKKGEIFALLGGSGSGKSTLLRMLAGFERPTEGRIYLDGEDITDMPPYERPINMMFQSYALFPHMTVAQNIAFGLQQDKIPKAEVDARVAEMLKLVQMSQYAKRKPHQLSGGQRQRVALARSLAKRPKLLLLDEPMGALDKKLRSQMQLELVEIIERVGVTCVMVTHDQEEAMTMAERIAIMHLGWIAQIGSPIDIYETPTSRLVCEFIGNVNIFDTQVVDDAEGHAVLKCADLDRDIYVGYGIATSVEDKSVTYAIRPEKLLVTTEMPTCEHNWSSGKVHDIAYLGGHSVFYVELPSGKLVQSFVANAERRGQRPTWGDQVYVWWEDDSGVVLRS